ATAAAACGATTCAAACTGATTATGGAAAGTATTCAGACGTAAATGTTTACGATATCGATTCAATTAAGCCTAGCCAAGAAAAAGAATTGTCCATCGTTTTCTTGAATCCTTATAACAAAGCACTCGGTCTGGAATTAAGAAACCGTCAGATGAAATCAACAAACTCCATCATGTTGATGAGTTATGTTTATGAGAGTAATTTCTATATCGATTGTCTCTACAGTCCTGATTGGAAGACGCCTTGTCATCAATGTCACATGGGGCATATCGAAACGCAATCATTGGTTGCTGATTCGGATACGATGACTTATCAGCAAATGGTATCGTCTCTTTATGCAGTCGATCAAAACTTTAAGATAGAAATACCCATGACAGGCACGCAACAAATGAACATTGTGACATTGATCAGTAACAAACTGAATCAGTTCATGAATGACTATCATACTTCGAAACTACATCCTGAAGAAATGTCTGATTGTACATTACTGGATTTGAAAACGATGAAATCCTATAAAGATACGTCCATTCATTGGGAGCTGTGTGATTGTTATGAATAAAGGCACAGTAGCTTCACCATCCGTAGATATTTTCAAAAAGAAACGAGATGTTTTCTTCGCTGAAGCCATACAAGATAAAATTCTAGATGAAAAGACTTTACATGCTGTTACGAAATTCCATCAATCTACGAGCTGGCATATGCCGTTTAACTGGGGATTGGATGAGGATACCCAGGAATGGATGGACCTTGTCGAGAATACGGACGTATTACCTGAAAATGTGGATGATGAAATTGTGTTCGATCGAGACACACAGTATGAACACCAGTATGGAAGTTCGAGAAATTTTAAATTAGACTATGCTTTCTCCAAATATCAAGTAGGGAAAATTCTAGAAAATGCCTTTGGGCGGACTCATCTTCTAGGATCTAAACCATATCCATCTGCAGGTGCACTTTACCCGGTGATTCCATTGTTGTTTGTACTGGATTCAAAAGCGATTGAGGATGAGGGATCAGAAGGTTGTTATGTCTATGATTCTACCAACCACAAACTCTTATTAATCAAGTCTTTCACGACTTCGGATATAGAAAAGCTGAAACGACATCTATGCCCAAATGATGGTTTCTTTTCACATTTAGCAATGGGTTATGCCATTGATTTCAAAAGAGCCATTACAAAATATAAAAAGAGAGGCTATCGACACGGGTTGATTGAAGTAGGATTGATGGCTCAAAGTTTCAGACACAGTCTTGATGCATTCCCCGACATGGGCGAGTTTTGTTGGTCTGGTTTCAATGATAACGCACTTACTCATCTAGCGGGTCTGAATCCGAAGTTGGCACCGATCACTTTGATGCAGTGGTTTGGAATGAAACGATGATTTTTCAAACGAACAAAGGAGAAATATATGGTTATAAGACGAGAAGGTTTCAAGCAACGGAACCAATGGTGCAAGCTTTCTCACGGATACCGAATTTTTTGGACGAGGATGGATATACTGGTCCAATTGAATGTGGTGGAATCGACAAAAGCACCTCTCTTTCAATTAAAAAAGCCTTCTCAGAATCGGTTGAAAGAAGAGCAGTGACAATCGGGGCTAAAGTGGTCTCCAAGCATGATCCTTTACACGAACAACTGCAGCACCTTTCATTTGGAATAGAAGACTGCGAAGAATATAGTTGCGGATTCGATGTCATCAATCAAAAGCCTGTACTCATACCTAAGGCAGTCACAACACTACGGACGACAAAGCCGTACATTGTGGATACCACAGGTACAGCAGTCCACTCAAACACAGAAAAAGCGCATTTGTATGCAATTAAAGAATTGCTTGAAAAAAACGCATTATTCTCTTTCTGGTACGGTTTGAAAGGAAGGCGTATCAATCGTGGTGTTTCGTTTGAGTTAACAAGCAAACTTGAAAAGATGGGCTATGAATTAAGCTATTATGTAGTCGACATTTTTGCCCCTTTATTAGTCGTCATTTTAATTGGGTATAACCCTCACCATTATACCCAATTGAAATATGTATTCGGCGTCGGTTCGGGCATCAATTTAGAAGAGGCAATAATCAAGGCAACAACTGAAGCGTATATGCTTCGTCTTTATTATAACGTTCTTTATTTCAGGGGAGAGCACCATTCAAATGCAGTTTCTTATGACAACGAAGTCATACAAGAGCCAATCGGAGAAGATGTCGAAACGCACATTGAGCGCTTTCGAAATTTGCCAACCTATAAAGGTACGGGTATATGTGAAACTGGTGAGACTGTCAGACGGATCATTGATGGTTTACCGGAATGGGTAACACAGCTTTACATAACCGTTTTGCCTCAAACGCTTAAGAAAGAGCTAATTGTTGTCAAAGCCTTTTCACCGGACCTCGTTAATCATATCCCTAAGAAAAGTTTCGTAGAGTCCAATACGCCAATCGTTTCAAAATACTTAAGGTTGAGCGAGACAAAATTAAATGGCTTACCTGAATGTCCGATCATTTAAGGAGAGAATAACCATGGAAATTGAATTTCAAAATGAATCGAGCTGCTCGTCCTCTCTTCTTTCCAGGGTTTCCATCAGGAGACCTATATTTTCAAATGAGATCAAAAGCTGTAAACTCACTCCTAATTTACATGAAGGCACGTCGGGACGATCTGTAGGATACAGCATTGATAAGGTGATCAAAGCATCATTCGGAGAGCACTTGGAAAGGTTAAGCCTCTTTAAATCAAAACTGAAGCCCGATGGGTTTGATCAGAAACAGTTCGATGCCTTCAACCTGATTACCGGAGAGACCATTAAGGTTCCAGCAGCTGAAGTTTTATTAGAATATAACCTACCGATCTTTAAAGATTATGAAAAAATCGAGACGCTTTATAGTGATACGTGCGGGGTGGCTGCCCATCTCAACAGTAAGGATGCGATGCTTAACGGATTCATGGAATTCGTAGAACGACAGTCGTTGATTCAAACTTGGCTGACCAAACGAATTGGCGAAAGAGTCACTACTGAGGTCATTACTGATCAGAAGATACATAAGTCACTCCAACATTTAAACAAGTATGTAGACGAGATTCAAATGTTCAACATTTCGATTTCGAAAAACATTTACGTCATACTGACCTTAGGTTTTCATAAGGAATCCTTTTCAATCGGAATTGACGCAGATACGGATCTTGAAAAAGCAGTGAGAGGTTCGATTAATGAATTCGCAATGATTCTAGAGGGAAGTATTCTCATCCGTCAACAATCAGCTGAAGAACAATCGTTTCATGACAGCCAGCTTTATACTGAAATATTCTATCAGCTTTCAGGTGAAGCGTTCCGTAACAAGTTCGATTTTTTGTTCGACTCACCACATCTGGTGAAGCAGTCTGAGACCAAGGAGCAAACCTTCAACTCACTTGTCGAGTGTGTAAGTAAAGAATTTAAGATTCCAATTTACTGTACATTTATTCCTAGTTTTATAGAATCGGGATCGGAAAAAGTCGTTAAAATATTTTCCTCAGATGGATATCCGCATATGAATACAGAGCTATTTGAACCAGAGGATTATAAAATTTCGCAATCATTTCCTCATAATGGTTTTCCGAACAAAGGGATTCATATTCCATTTCCATAAATAAGAAAAGTAGATGAATAGAGGTGACAACATGGTAAAGACATATGAATTTTTTGTTTTCTTCAATCGAGTTGTTTGGAAGGAAAGTAAGCTCGCAATCATCTGGCCGATGATGCTTCCGCTGATTACCTTTTTCCTGATTAACTATCGATGGTTTTATGATAAACCGGATTTTGATACGATGATTTCCTATTTTGCGGGGTTTTGGGCATTCATAATTGTGACCATTTTCTTAAATGGTGTTGGATTGCGTCTGTCAATATTCAGGGAGACCGGATTCCTGAAAAGTTTCACTTATATGGCAGGCTCGAAAAATCCAATCGTTTTCGGATTGTTGATGAACCAAATGGCCTTAGGGTTTGTCTCACTAATTGTTTTCACAGTTGTAAATGGTGCACTTTTCCAACTTCCTATATTTACGTTGCTTTATTTGGTCATATCCATTTATATACTCGTGGCGTTACCGATTTTCCTACTGATGATGTGGCTTCCATCCATTTCTGTCAGATCGATGACGATATACTCGATTAGTAATATGTTGATCTTTCCGGCAACCTTTATTGCGGTTTATCGGGATGTAATCAACTTTCCGATTTTGAACTTCGTGTTCAGTCTGAATCCGGTCGAATACGTGTATAGGATGTCCATTTTGCTCAGCAATACATTCGAATTGACGGACATCGCAACCTATAACAACTGGATTATCGTTGCAATTTCCTCTCTTTATATAGTTATAGGAATCTTATGTTGGAGAAAATTGAAACTCGTATCGACGATCGTCCGAACATAACTGGAGGTATGAAGCATGATTTCAATGAAAGGTATCAATTATCGCTACCCTAAATCGAAAAACAATGTCCTAAAAGATATTTCCATGTCTTTTGACGAAGACAAGGTAAACGTCATTGCTGGTTTAAACGGGGCAGGGAAGACGACATTATTCGATTTGATTACAGGTGTCTATCCAAAACAGGCTGGTGAGTTCCACAACATCCCTACGATGGACGAAATTCTTTATCAAATTCAAGGAGCATTCTTGTCACTGATGATCTTAGGTAAGGATTATGCGAGACTCGTTTATAAGATATCAGGTAAGAAATTTAAGAAAGGGTCCCCATCCTCTTTCATTGACCTAGGAGACCAAAGAGAAAATGAGTTACTTGAAAAATTATGGTGGCGTGAAATCGGACAAATGTCTGTTGGTGAACGGCGTTGGTTGTATGTAACCCTCTTG
This Pseudalkalibacillus berkeleyi DNA region includes the following protein-coding sequences:
- a CDS encoding ABC transporter is translated as MVKTYEFFVFFNRVVWKESKLAIIWPMMLPLITFFLINYRWFYDKPDFDTMISYFAGFWAFIIVTIFLNGVGLRLSIFRETGFLKSFTYMAGSKNPIVFGLLMNQMALGFVSLIVFTVVNGALFQLPIFTLLYLVISIYILVALPIFLLMMWLPSISVRSMTIYSISNMLIFPATFIAVYRDVINFPILNFVFSLNPVEYVYRMSILLSNTFELTDIATYNNWIIVAISSLYIVIGILCWRKLKLVSTIVRT
- a CDS encoding YcaO-like family protein, coding for MIFQTNKGEIYGYKTRRFQATEPMVQAFSRIPNFLDEDGYTGPIECGGIDKSTSLSIKKAFSESVERRAVTIGAKVVSKHDPLHEQLQHLSFGIEDCEEYSCGFDVINQKPVLIPKAVTTLRTTKPYIVDTTGTAVHSNTEKAHLYAIKELLEKNALFSFWYGLKGRRINRGVSFELTSKLEKMGYELSYYVVDIFAPLLVVILIGYNPHHYTQLKYVFGVGSGINLEEAIIKATTEAYMLRLYYNVLYFRGEHHSNAVSYDNEVIQEPIGEDVETHIERFRNLPTYKGTGICETGETVRRIIDGLPEWVTQLYITVLPQTLKKELIVVKAFSPDLVNHIPKKSFVESNTPIVSKYLRLSETKLNGLPECPII
- a CDS encoding YcaO-like family protein, whose product is MEIEFQNESSCSSSLLSRVSIRRPIFSNEIKSCKLTPNLHEGTSGRSVGYSIDKVIKASFGEHLERLSLFKSKLKPDGFDQKQFDAFNLITGETIKVPAAEVLLEYNLPIFKDYEKIETLYSDTCGVAAHLNSKDAMLNGFMEFVERQSLIQTWLTKRIGERVTTEVITDQKIHKSLQHLNKYVDEIQMFNISISKNIYVILTLGFHKESFSIGIDADTDLEKAVRGSINEFAMILEGSILIRQQSAEEQSFHDSQLYTEIFYQLSGEAFRNKFDFLFDSPHLVKQSETKEQTFNSLVECVSKEFKIPIYCTFIPSFIESGSEKVVKIFSSDGYPHMNTELFEPEDYKISQSFPHNGFPNKGIHIPFP
- a CDS encoding ATP-binding cassette domain-containing protein; the encoded protein is MISMKGINYRYPKSKNNVLKDISMSFDEDKVNVIAGLNGAGKTTLFDLITGVYPKQAGEFHNIPTMDEILYQIQGAFLSLMILGKDYARLVYKISGKKFKKGSPSSFIDLGDQRENELLEKLWWREIGQMSVGERRWLYVTLLSQLDRKMYLFDEPTSAIDPSSRLKICKRLERLTKEPGKTVIMSSHHLHELEFIACKLFVMNNGRITFQGSYHEFLATYDTTNPDIAFDHCINL
- a CDS encoding McbB family protein, translated to MKQTYIINKFIYHVLSNGEAVIQTQSGMVRTDNVDMMRLIETWDQKNQTIANLEEFKSAFGADYIDAIEFLESYRIIEEMKEKKLDIDRLSIISNHSEILTLLHKTIQTDYGKYSDVNVYDIDSIKPSQEKELSIVFLNPYNKALGLELRNRQMKSTNSIMLMSYVYESNFYIDCLYSPDWKTPCHQCHMGHIETQSLVADSDTMTYQQMVSSLYAVDQNFKIEIPMTGTQQMNIVTLISNKLNQFMNDYHTSKLHPEEMSDCTLLDLKTMKSYKDTSIHWELCDCYE